Below is a window of Vibrio sp. SS-MA-C1-2 DNA.
TTAAGTGCCATACCAGTACCATCTACACCAACACGTTCCATCGCAAAGATATAAATTAAGTAACTTGTACCAGAAATACCCACACCAAGGATCACGATACATAAAATGCGTAATGGAGAACTAAATACATTTAGTGCTGATGAGAAGTCTGCACCAGAGAAGAGTAGGTAGATACCAAACCCTAATGAAGCAAAAATAAACTGATGGAACATGGTTGCAACAGAACCATATTTCTCTGCTAATTTAGCACGAGCATAAGCAGTACATGAGAAACTAGCGGCACTTCCTAAACAAATTAAGTGACCAATATTAAATCCATTTGTTTCTGAGTTTGGGTCCATAACAAGAATAGCAACACCGATAAATGCACCAACGGCAGCACCAATTTGTAATAGAGTAAATCGTGCATTATGACGAAAGAAGCCAACAGTTAAAATTAGAATTGGAATTAATCCCTGTATTACGCCATTTTCAGATGCGGTAATATAATCAAGTGATAAAAATGATAAGAAGCTAAAAGCACCTTGTCCAATAATACCACAAGCAGCCGTCCAGAATACGTCAGAACGATTTTGCCAATTGATCTTAAAGTCAGTCTTCTTTTTCATTTTTCCAGTCGATAAGCCAATATTAAAGACTAGGCCTAATGTAATAAATGCGACTGTATAGCGTAACCAAACAAGTACTTTTGCATCCATGACTTCAAGAATGGGCGTACCAACAATCCATGGTATACCCCAAAGTAAACCAATAAATATAGCCGCAGCCCAACCTTTTTTTGTGTTATCCATGGTAATTCCTTTTATTATTTTATTGATACCTTTATTACTAGAAGTTGCTAGGTTGTTGGCGTTATTTGCTTCTTCAATCAGATAGTATATCTATACTCATGAGGCTTCGCGCAGTTGCCGTCTACTAGTCACTCCCATTACTTTAGGTATGATTGAATGATTTGTTCTCTTTATTTTATTTTTGATGTGTCTGTTAGTAAGGTTCCATATCCCGGACAATGGGCTTTTTTACCAGCTAAATGCATTGCATGCCAAAACATAGCAGAATTACTGCAAACAACAGGGAGGTTAAATTTTTGTTCAATTTCTTCTATATGATCAAGCACTCTTAAGTTGGTACAAGACATAAAGACGAGATCGGCTCCAGAGTTAGGCAGAATTTCACCAAGAGCGGTCAACATTGATGTTTTAGATACTGTTGTAATGTCAGTATCTTTCTCTATTCCTAATGAACCTAATACAACCACGTCAAAACCTGCATGAGTCAATTGTTGATATAACGGGAAATTAACATCGGTAGGGTAAGGAGAGAAAATCGCTATTTTCTTAGCATTTAGGTGTTTAAATGCTGACTGTGCGGCTGTCCATGGGTTTGTCGCTGGAATATTCCCACGATTTTTTGTTAACAAGCTGGCGACTTTTCCTTCACCAATCACTATCGAAGCCGATGTACAACCGAACGCCATCACGTCCATAGGAAGGCCTGTTGCAATAAGATCTGAAGCGTCACTAATCCCCGTCGCTATTCTATCTAAGGCTTCTGGGGTCATCTCACTACTATAATAAACACGAGAACTGAACATGCCGGCTTGAGTACCAAGTAGTTTAGCCCAATCCATTTCTAAAGAGTGATCAGTACTAAGTTGAACTAAACCAATATGTACGCGATTTATTCGCTCTTCTTGTTTATGTGCTAATGGGTACTCAAATTTTTTAAAGTCTTCAATATTATTAATCATTGAAGGAGCTAGGCAATCAGTCGTCATCATAACATCCTTGTTTTATACTTTTTAATAAAAGGTCTGTCGTCAACCTATTTGAATTATTTATGTTTAATTATTATTAAATTTTGTTGTCAGTATAATAACTATAAGTATAGTTAAATAATGTGACCTGAGTCTCATGGTTACATATTGTTTACTATTGGTTGGTTTGGATGCCATTGAGTTAACTGCTATCTTGTTGGTCGTTTTTGCTTTTAACTTATTGTTTTTCATGTGATCCAATGGTTATTCTTATGTTGTTTATATTTTAACACCCTTCTTATAGTTAACATTTTTTATTTTTACTTCTATTTTTAATTGTTTTTTTATATTCATCAGTTACAATGGGTACACCAAAAGTTCACTATATTGCACTGAAATGAAAGAGACGAAATTTAGCGTATTTAATGGAACATTTACAGAGCAGGAT
It encodes the following:
- a CDS encoding DMT family transporter — translated: MDNTKKGWAAAIFIGLLWGIPWIVGTPILEVMDAKVLVWLRYTVAFITLGLVFNIGLSTGKMKKKTDFKINWQNRSDVFWTAACGIIGQGAFSFLSFLSLDYITASENGVIQGLIPILILTVGFFRHNARFTLLQIGAAVGAFIGVAILVMDPNSETNGFNIGHLICLGSAASFSCTAYARAKLAEKYGSVATMFHQFIFASLGFGIYLLFSGADFSSALNVFSSPLRILCIVILGVGISGTSYLIYIFAMERVGVDGTGMALNLMPLSSFVLAIFALGEAVTPMRLLAIVVVIGSMVLFMKFGKPAEKASKPKLATEI
- a CDS encoding Asp/Glu racemase translates to MMTTDCLAPSMINNIEDFKKFEYPLAHKQEERINRVHIGLVQLSTDHSLEMDWAKLLGTQAGMFSSRVYYSSEMTPEALDRIATGISDASDLIATGLPMDVMAFGCTSASIVIGEGKVASLLTKNRGNIPATNPWTAAQSAFKHLNAKKIAIFSPYPTDVNFPLYQQLTHAGFDVVVLGSLGIEKDTDITTVSKTSMLTALGEILPNSGADLVFMSCTNLRVLDHIEEIEQKFNLPVVCSNSAMFWHAMHLAGKKAHCPGYGTLLTDTSKIK